The Cucumis melo cultivar AY chromosome 5, USDA_Cmelo_AY_1.0, whole genome shotgun sequence genome has a segment encoding these proteins:
- the LOC103493454 gene encoding uncharacterized protein LOC103493454, whose protein sequence is MVRIEMEEHQDEVPNPPNPSASAKTTTDSSSGPSTSNASKNPSDGYETASDGELGDSADECQENPDQHSEQGERIATISEDEIKEKALAEANNAKLAGNKLFGEGKYEEAISEYDRALNIAPDVPVAVELRSICNANRGACFLKLEKYDDTIKACSKAIELNPAYVKALSRRGEAHEKLEHFEEAINDMKKILELDSSNDQAKKTIRRLEPLAEQKREKMKEEMIGKLKDMGNSLLGRFGMSVDNFKAVKDPNTGSYSISFQR, encoded by the exons ATGGTCCGCATAGAAATGGAGGAACACCAGGACGAAGTTCCCAATCCTCCCAACCCCTCTGCATCGGCCAAAACGACGACGGATTCAAGCAGCGGTCCGTCAACATCCAATGCGAGCAAAAACCCTTCCGATGGTTACGAGACTGCCAGCGATGGGGAGCTTGGTGATAGTGCCGATGAGTGTCAAGAGAATCCTGATCAACATTCAGAACAGGGGGAACGAATTGCCACGATCAGTGAAGATGAGATTAAAgag AAAGCCTTGGCTGAAGCAAATAATGCAAAGTTGGCGGGAAACAAACTGTTTGGAGAAGGAAAATATGAGGAGGCAATATCTGAGTATGATCGTGCTTTAAACATTGCTCCGGACGTGCCCGTTGCGGTGGAGTTACGGTCCATATGCAATGCAAATCGTGGCGCTTGTTTCCTAAAACTA GAAAAATATGATGACACTATCAAAGCATGCTCCAAGGCAATTGAGCTGAATCCTGCATATGTCAAAGCTTTGTCTAGAAGAGGAGAGGCTCATGAGAAGCTTGAACACTTTGAGGAGGCCATTAATG ATATGAAAAAGATATTGGAATTGGATTCATCAAATGACCAAGCTAAGAAGACTATCCGTCGCCTTGAACCACTAGCCGAACAAAAACGAGAAAAGATGAAAGAAGAGATGATCG GAAAGTTGAAAGACATGGGCAATTCTTTGTTGGGTCGTTTTGGTATGAGCGTGGACAACTTCAAGGCTGTCAAAGACCCAAATACCGGTTCCTATTCAATTTCATTCCAACGATAG
- the LOC103493461 gene encoding uncharacterized protein LOC103493461, translating to MANQGAKKRKEENARHMANLRRLIIACNVIYILVRMLIFHSSFTWKHWIGLIVTSVAYFIPYNQLEKMAKPTYGDDGELLDGGFDMSTDGICGYMHDVIYITSFVQIMSILSGKFWYTYLVIPAFGVYKSSGLIRGLLSQGSEDEPEDEKTRKKREKMEKKASRVKFVKTKNR from the exons ATGGCAAACCAAGGTGCAAAGAAGCGCAAGGAAGAGAACGCTCGTCATATGGCGAATCTCCGTCGTCTTATCATAGCCTGCAAC GTTATCTATATATTGGTTCGGATGCTGATTTTTCATTCAAGTTTCACCTGGAAACACTGGATTGGTCTAATTGTCACATCTGTAGCTTATTTTATTCCTTACAACCAACTTGAAAAAATGGCAAAGCCGACCTATGGTGATGATGGTGAACTTCTAGATGGTGGATTTGATATGAGTACTGATGGAATTTGTGG CTACATGCATGATGTGATCTACATTACAAGCTTTGTGCAAATAATGTCAATCCTCTCCGGGAAGTTTTGGTACACCTACCTTGTG ATTCCAGCATTCGGAGTATATAAATCTTCTGGTTTAATTCGAGGTTTGTTGTCGCAAGGTTCTGAG GATGAACCCGAGGATGAGAAGACTCGCAAGAAGAGGGAAAAGATGGAGAAGAAAGCTTCAAGAGTGAAATTTGTGAAGACTAAGAATAGATAA